A stretch of Lactuca sativa cultivar Salinas chromosome 6, Lsat_Salinas_v11, whole genome shotgun sequence DNA encodes these proteins:
- the LOC111897742 gene encoding ABC transporter F family member 1: protein MVSDASKKKALQKKAAAAAKRGGKAAAAATSAKAAAIGTMNGSSSTDNLSNGMGSLVISDRTCTGVLCSHPLSRDIRIESLSLTFHGHDLIVDTELELNYGRRYGLLGLNGCGKSTLLTSIGMRELPIPEHMDIFHLTREIEASDMSSLEAVMNCDEERLKLEAEVERLAAQDAGGGDALDRIYERLDAMDASTAEKRAAEILNGLGFDKQMQAKKTRDFSGGWRMRIALARALFMNPTILLLDEPTNHLDLEACVWLEETLKNFERILVVVSHSQDFLNGVCTNIIHMQSKKLKIYTGNFDQYIQTRSELEENQMKQYKWEQDQIANMKEYIARFGHGSAKLARQAQSKEKTLAKMERGGLTEKVARDKVLVFRFVDVGKLPPPVLQFVEVSFGYTPENLIYKCLDFGVDLDSRVALVGPNGAGKSTLLKLMTGELVPLDGMVRRHNHLRIAQYHQHLAEKLDLEMSALLYMMREYPGNEEEKMRASIGRFGLTGKAQVMPMKNLSDGQKSRVIFAWLAFRQPQMLLLDEPTNHLDIETIDSLAEALNEWDGGMVLVSHDFRLINQVAHEIWVCENQAVTRWEGDIMGFKEHLRTKAGLSG from the exons ATGGTGTCTGATGCGAGCAAGAAGAAGGCGCTACAGAAGAAGGCAGCAGCGGCTGCCAAGAGAGGAGGTAAAGCAGCTGCCGCCGCTACTTCGGCTAAGGCGGCGGCTATTGGTACGATGAACGGAAGTTCTAGTACCGATAACTTGTCGAATGGGATGGGGTCTCTTGTGATATCTGACCGGACTTGTACCGGCGTTCTTTGCTCTCATCCGCTGTCTAGGGATATTCGG ATAGAGTCTCTGTCACTTACTTTTCATGGACACGATCTTATTGTTGACACTGAACTGGAGCTTAACTATGGGAG ACGTTATGGTTTACTTGGTTTAAACGGATGTGGTAAATCCACTCTTCTGACATCAATTGGAATGAGAGAACTTCCAATCCCTGAACACATGGACATCTTCCATCTCACCAGAGAAATCGAAGCATCTGACATGTCATCACTCGAAGCTGTCATGAATTGTGATGAAGAAAGGCTAAAATTGGAAGCTGAAGTTGAACGTTTAGCTGCTCAG gatGCTGGTGGTGGTGATGCTCTTGATCGTATCTATGAACGATTAGATGCCATGGATGCATCAACTGCAGAGAAACGTGCAGCTGAGATCTTAAATGGTCTTGGATTCGATAAACAAATGCAAGCAAAGAAAACAAGAGACTTTTCTGGTGGGTGGAGGATGCGTATTGCTTTGGCTCGTGCTTTGTTTATGAACCCAACAATCTTGTTGCTTGATGAGCCCACTAATCATCTTG ATCTCGAAGCGTGTGTGTggttggaagaaaccctaaaaaacTTCGAGCGAATCCTCGTAGTCGTCTCCCACTCCCAAGATTTCCTAAACGGAGTATGCACCAACATCATCCACATGCAAAGCAAAAAACTCAAAATCTACACGGGAAACTTCGACCAATACATCCAAACGCGATCCGAACTCGAAGAAAACCAAATGAAACAATACAAATGGGAACAAGACCAAATCGCCAACATGAAAGAATACATCGCGCGATTCGGTCACGGGTCCGCCAAACTCGCCCGCCAAGCGCAATCGAAAGAAAAAACCCTCGCAAAAATGGAACGCGGCGGCCTCACCGAAAAAGTCGCGCGCGACAAAGTCCTCGTCTTCCGCTTCGTCGACGTCGGTAAACTCCCGCCGCCCGTCCTCCAATTCGTCGAAGTCTCCTTCGGTTACACCCCGGAGAATCTCATCTACAAATGTCTCGACTTCGGCGTTGATCTCGATTCCCGTGTCGCGTTGGTGGGGCCCAACGGAGCGGGGAAAAGTACTTTACTAAAGCTTATGACGGGGGAGCTTGTTCCTCTCGATGGCATGGTGAGGCGACATAATCATTTGAGAATCGCGCAGTATCATCAACATTTGGCGGAGAAGTTGGATTTGGAGATGTCGGCGTTGTTGTATATGATGAGGGAGTACCCGGGGAACGAAGAGGAGAAGATGCGCGCGAGTATCGGGCGGTTTGGGCTGACGGGGAAAGCGCAAGTGATGCCGATGAAGAATTTGTCGGACGGGCAGAAGAGTCGGGTGATTTTCGCGTGGTTGGCGTTTCGACAGCCGCAGATGCTTTTGCTTGATGAGCCGACGAATCATTTGGATATTGAAACGATTGATAGTTTGGCTGAAGCACTTAACGAGTGGGATGGAGGGATGGTGTTGGTGAGTCATGACTTTAGGTTGATTAATCAGGTGGCACATGAGATTTGGGTGTGTGAGAATCAGGCTGTGACACGTTGGGAAGGGGATATTATGGGGTTCAAGGAGCATTTGAGGACTAAGGCTGGGTTATCAGGTTAG